A single genomic interval of Salmo trutta chromosome 13, fSalTru1.1, whole genome shotgun sequence harbors:
- the eml2 gene encoding echinoderm microtubule-associated protein-like 2 isoform X3 → MKRSPSKECAVNAEDGYVRMFLRGRPVTMHMPDQKRDSYSLDHKGALPEHKLKLQWVYGYRGRDCRSNLYLLPTGEIVYFNASVVVLYNVEEQQQRHYLGHNDDVKCLGIHPDMVTIATGQVAGTSKDGKLLEGKLLPPHVRVWDSVSLNTLHVIGMGVFDRAVTCVAFSKSNGGAHLCAVDDANDHTLSVWNWQKEKQLADVKCSNDSVLAATFHPMDANLIVTCGKSHLNFWTMDGNTLTKRQGLFEKNEKPKYVLCVAFAENGDAITGDSSGNIYVWAKGGNRISQVVAKAHEGGIFSLCVLKDGTLVSGGGKDRRMVLWDHDYNKQSEMEVPEAFGPVRAVTEGKQGELLVGTTKNTILTGSFPETLNPIVQGHTDELWGLDIHPSMEQFVTCGQDKQVHLWDTNSHQPLWSKTIEDPGRSAGFHPSGAVLAVGTMTGRWLVLDADTRDLVFMHTDGNEIISNIKYSPDGNFLAVGSHDNFVYIYAVMENGKKYSRVGKCTGHSSFVTHLDWSVDSQYIVTNSGDYEILFWEASSGKHVTSMDLVRNVEWATSTCVLGFSVFGVWPDGADGTDINAVCRSHDSSLLASADDFGKVHLFSNPCSQPRAPSHTYGGHSSHVTNVAFLHDDSHLISTGGKDTSILQWVVA, encoded by the exons ATGAAGAGATCACCCAG CAAAGAATGCGCTGTCAATGCAG AGGATGGCTATGTGAGGATGTTCCTGAGGGGTCGGCCAGTCACCATGCACATGCCTGACCAGAAGAGGGACAGCTACAGCCTGGACCACAAGGGGGCGCTGCCTGAGCACAAGCTGAAACTGCAGTGGGT GTATGGGTACAGGGGCAGAGACTGCCGCTCCAACCTCTACCTGCTCCCCACAGGGGAGATAGTCTACTTCAATGCCTCCGTGGTGGTGCTCTACAATGTGGAGGAACAGCAGCAGAGACATTACCTGGGCCACAACGACGATGTCAAATG CTTAGGCATCCATCCAGACATGGTCACCATAGCCACTGGACAAGTCGCTGGAACCTCCAAAGATGGCAAG CTGTTAGAGGGCAAG ctgtTGCCTCCTCATGTGCGTGTGTGGGATTCGGTCAGTCTCAATACCCTGCATGTCATCGGGATGGGTGTGTTTGACCGGGCGGTCACCTGTGTGGCCTTCTCCAAGTCG AATGGTGGTGCTCATCTCTGTGCCGTCGACGATGCCAATGACCACACCCTGTCTGTGTGGAACTGGCAGAAGGAGAAGCAGCTGGCGGATGTGAAG TGCTCCAATGACTCAGTGCTGGCCGCAACCTTCCACCCCATGGATGCCAACCTGATCGTCACCTGTGGGAAGTCCCACTTGAACTTCTGGACCATGGACGGAAACACTCTCACCAAGCGCCAGGGGCTGTTTGAG AAAAACGAGAAGCCCAAGTACGTGCTGTGTGTGGCCTTTGCTGAGAACGGAGACGCCATCACAGGAGACTCCAGTGGGAACATCTACGTCTGGGCCAAAG GTGGGAACCGGATCAGCCAGGTGGTGGCGAAGGCCCACGAGGGTGGGATCTTCTCCCTGTGTGTGCTGAAGGACGGTACACTGGTGTCCGGCGGAGGGAAGGACCGCAGGATGGTGCTCTGGGACCACGACTATAACAAGCAGAGTGAGATGGAG GTGCCTGAGGCGTTTGGGCCAGTGAGAGCCGTGACTGAGGGGAAGCAGGGGGAGCTGTTAGTGGGGACCACCAAGAACACCATCCTTACAGGCTCCTTCCCTGAAACACTCAACCCTATAGTACAG GGTCACACAGATGAGCTGTGGGGTCTGGACATCCATCCTTCCATGGAGCAGTTTGTGACTTGTGGCCAGGACAAGCAGGTCCACCTATGGGACACCAACTCCCATCAGCCTCTCTGGAGCAAGACCATCGAG GACCCAGGGCGCTCTGCAGGGTTCCACCCCAGTGGAGCTGTGCTGGCAGTGGGCACCatgacaggaag GTGGTTGGTGCTGGACGCTGACACCCGAGACCTGGTGTTCATGCACACTGATGGCAACGAGATAATCTCTAATATCAAGTACTCACCAG ACGGCAACTTCCTAGCCGTAGGTTCCCATGACAACTTTGTTTACATCTATGCTGTGATGGAGAATGGCAAGAAGTACAGCCGCGTGGGGAAATGCACT GGTCACTCCAGTTTTGTCACCCACCTGGATTGGTCCGTCGACAGCCAATACATTGTAACCAACTCAGGAGACTACGAGATCCTATTCT GGGAAGCTTCAAGTGGCAAACATGTGACGAGCATGGACCTAGTTCGTAATGTGGAGTGGGCAACCTCCACTTGTGTTCTAGGCTTCAGCGTCTTTG GTGTTTGGCCTGACGGTGCTGACGGCACGGACATCAACGCCGTGTGCAGGTCACATGACTCCTCCCTGCTGGCCTCTGCTGACGACTTTGGCAAAGTGCACTTGTTCTCCAACCCCTGCTCCCAGCCAAGG GCCCCAAGCCATACCTATGGTGGCCACAGCAGCCATGTGACCAACGTTGCCTTTCTCCACGACGACAGTCACCTGATCTCCACCGGAGGGAAGGACACCAGCATCCTCCAGTGGGTGGTCGCTTAG